Proteins found in one Mucilaginibacter gracilis genomic segment:
- a CDS encoding sugar transferase — protein sequence MSVRYSKYFPGLIFITDLLLLNWAFYSGHLIQTKSYLWDADTTLFLLFINITWLSVAAISGNFKIKRPLQLGDNINKFMASLIYHLLIVFVIFYFFKLAYIPRFFLVVSYVLFFCFVVIYRSVVFFCLDFIRKKGYNNRQVVIIGDEEIAQRLLNSFSHHPEYGYNLADFIAEERVLNMAEQELTDALLSKKPDEIFICYKQMDGEFLKRLVQFGDSNFIKINVVSDLILNNNGAQLVNYNELPILHITSHPQISMKIRFLKRAFDIAFSASVLIMGFPAFLILAIITKLTSRGPVFYKQQRIGRNEKPFYIHKFRSMRIDAEKFGPQLAREYDPRVTKWGRMMRKTRLDELPQFWNVLKGDMSVVGPRPERQHFIEQIVEKTPNYKKLLRVRPGVTSIGQVHYGYAENVDQMRDRVRYDLLYLQNISLNSDLNIIFKTVKVMVQGKGK from the coding sequence ATGTCTGTACGTTACTCTAAGTATTTCCCCGGATTGATATTCATTACAGATCTTTTGTTATTGAATTGGGCTTTTTATAGCGGGCACTTAATACAAACAAAATCGTATTTGTGGGATGCAGATACCACCCTTTTCCTTCTTTTTATTAATATCACATGGCTATCTGTTGCGGCTATATCCGGAAACTTTAAAATAAAACGGCCGCTACAATTGGGTGATAACATTAATAAGTTTATGGCATCGCTAATTTACCATTTGCTTATTGTATTTGTTATATTCTATTTTTTTAAGCTGGCATACATCCCCAGGTTTTTTTTAGTTGTATCATATGTTTTATTTTTCTGTTTTGTAGTCATTTATCGGTCGGTTGTTTTCTTCTGTTTAGATTTTATCAGGAAGAAGGGTTATAACAATAGGCAGGTTGTTATTATAGGAGACGAAGAAATAGCACAGCGCCTTTTAAATTCGTTCAGCCACCATCCGGAATACGGTTATAATTTAGCCGATTTTATTGCCGAAGAGCGCGTGCTAAATATGGCCGAGCAAGAGTTAACCGACGCACTTTTAAGCAAAAAACCCGACGAAATATTTATTTGCTATAAACAAATGGATGGCGAATTTTTAAAACGCTTGGTGCAATTTGGTGATAGCAACTTTATAAAAATAAATGTAGTATCTGATTTGATTTTAAACAATAATGGTGCTCAGTTAGTTAACTATAATGAGCTTCCAATACTGCATATCACATCGCATCCTCAAATTTCAATGAAGATACGGTTTTTAAAACGCGCATTTGATATCGCCTTCTCGGCAAGTGTGCTGATAATGGGCTTCCCTGCATTTTTAATTTTGGCAATAATTACTAAGCTAACATCCAGAGGCCCGGTATTTTACAAGCAGCAAAGGATTGGCCGTAACGAAAAACCATTTTACATTCACAAATTTAGAAGCATGCGTATTGATGCCGAAAAATTTGGTCCGCAATTAGCAAGAGAGTATGATCCGAGGGTTACCAAGTGGGGCCGTATGATGCGCAAAACCCGGCTGGATGAACTCCCTCAATTTTGGAATGTACTAAAAGGCGATATGTCTGTAGTTGGCCCAAGGCCCGAACGGCAGCATTTTATCGAACAAATAGTAGAGAAGACACCTAATTACAAAAAACTGCTTCGGGTGAGGCCGGGAGTTACCTCTATAGGGCAGGTACATTACGGCTATGCCGAAAATGTGGACCAAATGCGTGACAGGGTGCGTTATGATTTACTTTACCTGCAAAACATAAGCCTAAACTCCGACCTTAACATTATTTTTAAAACAGTTAAAGTTATGGTGCAGGGTAAGGGTAAATAA
- a CDS encoding response regulator: protein MIIKIISLNRKEMGKVTTVGIIDDDKFYSTIVSRQLERANMQVMFNASDGKCGLAELQSMLIHPKVVIVDIEMPIMDGFEVVRYLKQAWPRLPIIAHSSLTSDTVHQQIIADGADMFILKQPNALKLIDAIKKLTAIKVS, encoded by the coding sequence ATGATCATCAAAATTATATCACTAAATCGTAAGGAAATGGGTAAGGTAACTACGGTCGGCATTATTGACGACGATAAATTTTACAGCACCATAGTATCCAGGCAATTGGAGCGCGCCAATATGCAAGTTATGTTTAATGCGTCAGACGGTAAGTGTGGATTGGCCGAACTACAGTCAATGTTAATTCACCCTAAAGTGGTTATTGTTGATATTGAAATGCCCATAATGGATGGCTTTGAGGTGGTAAGATATTTGAAACAAGCGTGGCCCCGTTTGCCAATTATTGCACACTCGTCGTTAACAAGCGACACTGTTCATCAACAGATCATTGCTGATGGTGCCGACATGTTTATTTTAAAGCAGCCAAACGCATTAAAGCTGATTGATGCTATTAAAAAATTAACAGCTATAAAAGTTAGTTAA